A region of the Corynebacterium endometrii genome:
GCGAAGCGAGATTACTTCAGGTCAGCAACCACTGGATCGATGTAGGCGCGGTTAGCCGAGTAGAAGGCGTTGAAATCGTGGCGGTTGGCCTTGTAGAAATTGGTGATCTCTACGGGAACCTTGACGCCGTACCGGGCCAGGGAATCAACGATAGCCGCATACAGGGTGTCCACTGCGAGCTCGTTGGAGGAGGCGGCCGCGGACTGCTTGACTATTGCTGGGGCGTCAGCCGGAGCCTGCGGGGCGGGGGCATTGGGGTGCGGGCGGTCGGTGTTAGCGGCGGAGTTCAGGCCCAGCTTCGCGGAGCATGCGGGCCATGCGCCCCAACC
Encoded here:
- a CDS encoding resuscitation-promoting factor Rpf1 domain-containing protein, with the protein product MGRHSAKNNSIATKFAASTVAVGAAAAILAPTASAAPDSDWDRLAQCESGGNWAINTGNGYHGGLQFSASTWQAYGGGEFAPTADQATREQQIFIAERTLAGQGWGAWPACSAKLGLNSAANTDRPHPNAPAPQAPADAPAIVKQSAAASSNELAVDTLYAAIVDSLARYGVKVPVEITNFYKANRHDFNAFYSANRAYIDPVVADLK